Genomic segment of Bos indicus x Bos taurus breed Angus x Brahman F1 hybrid chromosome 27, Bos_hybrid_MaternalHap_v2.0, whole genome shotgun sequence:
TTTGctcctttagaaaagaaaaaagaaaaaaaaaaaaaccctggggAATCCACCTGGGTGTAGAAAAGGCCCTTcctctgggaggggaggggaggggcgctcAAACCCCAACATGGAATAGGAAGCTCTGAGATCAACCGAGGAACAGTGAACGGATTAAGCACCTCAGATGCTAGGAGAGGGCTGGGGCTGCCCCCCAGCCACCCCCCCGACCCCCACACCGTAGTCAGCAGGCCGGCCGGCCAGCCTTTGTTTCTGCAGGTCCCGTGTAAACATTGACTCTTCTGCATGTCCACGCACTTCCCGATTTCCTACAGAGCCTCCGCGGCTTCCACTGGAGGCGCCTGGTTCCTCCGTCTTTCCCCCCTTGCCTTCTAACCTTCCTCGGGAAGTGGTGGCAAGGAGGTGGGGGGGATCACAGGCGGGGCACAGCTCATCACACCCCTTCTTCGAGATCAGGGCAGCTCGTCCTCCTCGGGGAAACCCTCAAGGCAGGGTGAACTCCAAGTTCTTGGCTAAACAGGATTGGATTTCTGTCCCCAGAGCAGGGACAATGCAGGCAGAGTCCAGTCCCGGCAAGGCAAGGCCATCAGCACGGGGTAACAGGGAGGAAGGCTTCGGGAGGCAGAAGTGGGTGAGTCTGGTCTCACCCTACAGTGGAAGACCAGCctggcatcccctcccttcccggTGACTGGGACCCTCACCACCCGCCAGTCCTGTTCACCGTGGATGCGAGGAAGGACCAGGCACCCACGAAGCTAGAGGTCTCCTTCAAGCCTGGTACGGAGGCAGCGCTCACACCAGCTCATCCAATAGGATCCCGATGCTCTGGGAGGCCTCGGAGGGGCCAGCGATGGGCTTGTTACACATGGGGCAGACACAGCGCACCTCCAGCCACTTCACCAGACACCTGCGGGCAAAAGCCGACCTGTTACTCCCTAAAAAGATACCAGCGTGCTCCGGCTGCCCCTTCATAGAGCCCCACTGCTTCCCAAGACAAGAACCTCTCCATCCCTGCCCTGGTCTAACCCTTCGGGCTTGCCTGGTGTGCAGACAGGATGCAGGGCATCGGCAAGGGGTGTGTGGGAAGGGCAGGGACTGGAGCCTCTAGAAGACTGTTGTTATTGTTCCAtctccaagtcatgtccgactctgcaaccccaccaactgtaacccgccagggtcctccaaccatgggattctccaagcaagaaaactggagtgggttgccacgtccttctccaggggaccttcccgacccagggatcgagcccgagTCTCCTtctcggcaggcaggttctttaccactgtatcgcctgggaagcccccctctaGAAGATGCTCCCTGCTTTCTTCGCTCCAAGGCATCTGGACACAGCCCCACGATGGACACTTACTTGCGGTGAAAGGCGTGTTGGCACGGGAGGACACCTAGCTCGTCCTTGCCCCTGAAGTCTTCCAGACAGACGGCACAGGTCTGCTGTGGGAAGAGAGAGCCATGTGAGAGGAGACGGGGAGGAGCCTCCCCCTGAATCCTCAGTCACATTACCCCATCCCCACCCAAGAGAGGACTAACCCTGACACATGGCAGCCATGCTCCACGGCGGACTGATCCAAGTAGATGAAATTAAATGGTTAGTTCCTCGGTCACGGCagccacattttaagtgctcaacAACCACAGTGTGGCTAGTGGCTCCCATGCCAGATAATACAGATAAAAAGCATTTAATTGTTAacgtgttaatttctgttgtgcagcagagtgactcagttatatatgttatttttcatattctttttcattatggtttattttaGCATACtgaatatatgctatatatattcagtatataatatatatatatgtgtgctatATATATTCCCGGTGCTATACAATACGACTTCGTTGTCTATCCAGCCTacatataacagtttgcatctgctaatcccaaactctcaatccgCCCCTCTCTACCctcctttcccttggcaacaacAAATCTGCCCTccgtgtctgtgagtctgtttttctttcgtagataagttcatttgtatcatattttacattccacatgtaagtgttatcacatggtatttatctctctgacttcacttagcatgataatctctaggttcacccGTGTTActgtaaatagcattatttcatccttttttgtaATAGTCTTTCTAGCCTAGGACTTTCAACCAGGGGGCATTTAGCCATAACTAGAGGTAAGGATGGGGCTCTGGTATATGGTTTCCATTCTTTAAAGCCAGCCTTGCATCCTAGTATATTAACCCCTCAATCCCAGCTGAATTTCCTCTTCTGGAGGAAAGCTTAAGAAACATCAGAACTTGGGGACATCGTGACTATGGACCCCAAAGAGACAGACGAAATGAGGCCATGTCCAGGTTAGTCTTATGCATGATGAGATCCATGATTCTTCCCACACCCGGACAACCACACACACGCTCTCTGCACGAGTGCATGTGGTTATGGACGGAAGTCTTGGGACAGGAGTTAGGTGACCGCAAAGGCACAggtgggaaaggaagaagtaatggTCTAGTCCTGAAGGAGTTGGGAGTTGAGGGGTCCCAGAAAGTGGGTgtgatgggtgggtgggggggagaaTGGAGGGGAACAGGGGAGAACTAGAGGGTTGGACCTGCATGTCAGACCCACAGTCGCCAGGACAGAGCACACACAGAGGGGACCCCTTCCGGACCCAGATGGGGACACCGAGCAGGGAAAGGTAGTGCAGTCTGGCCCGGGGTGGTCATACTGCCCTCCCAGTAAGACTACGTCTAGCAGGTTTCCTGGGGTCACAGGTCACCATGTACCCATGGTGACCCCCTTTGTTTTCTGCCAGCCCCAGTCCCAGACATAACAGATCCTGCATATTGATCACCTCCTGGGATGTGTCTTCTATTTGGCCCAAGGAGACGAGAAGGCAGGGACTAAGAAGCTTCCTAAAAAGGTCTTCAGACCTGGAGAAGGTTTGCCTTACCCGCTGGGCGCCCCGCCTGCTGCCCCAGGGCACTCACCCCATATAACTGCAACTTCTTGGCATCTCCTttaagcaccacctgggaaaaaaGAGGGGAGACCTGGGGTCAGAAGAAACCAAACACGGAGCCAGGTGGTATCAGCCGAGGAAGGGAGCCCCCAGCTCCACCCAGGGAGACCCCCGCTCTCCCTAGGCACGAGGGGAGAACAGGCCAGCTTCATCTTGCCCCTGCCCTATTCCCTCCACCTCCCCCGGCCATCTCTAGCTGGGTTAGTAGTGGTGGAGCGGGGAGAGGTCTTAGGACAAAATGAGGACTTTATTTACCTCTTTATATCCATATCGTTCGCTCTGTGCCTGGTTCCGGAGTTTGCTGGGGGGagcaagaaagaggagagagaagaagtcATTATGCCTTTGCACAAACAGCCATTCAGAGCAGGAGAGACAGGCCGGTGGCTTGGGACTTccttctgggggtggggaggtgcgtCCCGTAGACACGAAATATGCATAGAAGTCTCTGCAGGTCACCAGTGTGGGGTTAAGGACTCAGACTCAGGTTCAACTGCCTCAAAACTCACTGTCACCTACCCtcaactgggggtgggggttctgGCAGAGCACCCTAAAAGTTCATTCACCTTCCTTCCTGGAAGGTCACTTCCTTTGGGCTCCCCAACTAGACAGATCAACCATCTGCTTGCTGAGTGTGCAaaagttagttttgtttttgttttttggtcataccacgtggtttgtgggatcttagttcctgaccagggacgaACCTGCCCCCTTCAGCGGCGAAAGCGAGGAGCCCTCACCACTGAACTTCCAGGTAGACATTCTTAAGAGGGCTATTTCCTCCAAGCCCGGGCAGCAGGAGAACATCTGTTGAGCCTGGGGAATTTTCCACCCGGAGAACACAAGTATTCTGGAGGCAGAGCACACTCTTCCCCCTTCACAGCACCAGGCAACACAGGCAATcccttctttgttttcctctttttgtttcaAGCTGGTGGCCTGCATACAGCCGGACTCTCAATGGCCAGAACACAATGGCCAGAACATGCCGTTACTAATGGCAGGAGCATAACTGTGATGGGGGATTTCCTAGGCGTCGATCTCTACCGATATAGATCCATATCCGCACTCATCAATTTCAAACACCTTCCAGAGGGAGAGACGTGCTTCTTGGCAGACAAGGAACACGGAGTCCAAAgaagctaagtaacttgcccaaactTCAGAGCTGCCTGGCAGCAGAGCTGGATTCTAACCAGTCGACCTGATGACAGAGCCCGAGCTCTTTAATACAAACTGTGGCCAGCCTCACAATCAGGTGGCACACACCATGCTCCTGGGCATAGGATGGGGTTTTGGAAAACACCCTTTCAATCAACAAGCCACCAACTTTCTGAATGGCTCACTGTGCCAATGGCCGAGACCGAGATGATGCactgataacttttttttttttttgctgttttattttcagtGAGAGAAACCTTCTGAACTGTGCAGGGAGCTCTATGGTCTCCTGTACCTGGGGACCAGATAGAGTTTTCTCTCCCAGGAATCATTTCTACCAAAGatttgtgttattggaagaagACATCAGAGAACCACCAGGTTATGACCGGGGTGGCCATCATGGTTTCCTGAGGGTCAAAGCCAGCTAACCATTTGTTTCATAAGGCCCAGAAGGGAAGAACTGTactttcctatatatatataatttaatttatttaatttttggctgtgctctgtTGCTGCTCGACGGCTTTTATCTAGTTGCGGGAacgtgggggctactcttcgctttgatgctcaggcttctcctgttgtggagcaggggctctggggtgcacgggcttcagcaactgcagcatgtggactcagcagttgcagctctcaggctctagagcacaggctcagaagttgcggtgcacgggcttagctgctccacggcacgtgggaACTTTCCGGTTCGGGGACCAAACCCGTGTCTGCTCCacggcaggtgggctctttaccactgagccaccagggaagctctgtacttattcttttttttttaactaaactttttattttgtcatggggtatagcagattaacaaacaattgttgtgatggtttcaggtggactgcgaagggactcagccatacatatccatggacccattctcccccaaactcccctcccatccaggctgccaggtTACACTGAGCAGACTTctgtgtgctgtacagtaggtccttgttggttacagAACTGTGCTTACTCTCATAAATGGTTGAAAGCAGGAATTGAAAGAATATTTCATGCCATGTGGAAATTATATGAAAATCAACTTTCAGTGCTTGCCATAAAATTTTACTGGAGCACAGCCACACTTATACTTTATGACTGCTTCTGTACAGAAGGGCTGGGTGGTtcagacagatatcatatgaccCGCAAAGCCTGTAATAGctggcatgaaaaaaaaaaaagctggtctGAGTTAGAGGAAGAAAATCTTCAATCACTAGCCTTATTTGAAGGGCATGCACAAGGTAAGATGCTCCAAGAGCAACGCAGAGATGCTGGAACCAGAGCAAAGGAGGATGCAGAAAGCCTGGTGCACAGCCTGGGGGCAGATAAGATCGGCGGCCTCCACCTCCACAGCTCCTAACAGGAGGTCAGGGGACGGGTGGGGCCTGTGTCCCTCGGCCTCGAGGCTGGGCACCAGGCAGCACCGCCGCTGTCTGCCCCCCGACCCTCGACTCCTCTCTCATCGGAGTGGGGTTTCTGGTCCTTGGAGGGACAGGCTGAGGGTCTAACCAGCGCTCCCACTGTTCCACCCCTACCTGCACACGTTCCTGTACACACCTGCATCTGTGTCCCCACTTCTAAATGAGAGGGGCGGGGAAGGATGCACTTAAATGATCAAGGGCCACCTGCCTGATACTGGGTTCATCTGGGGAAGAAGAAGCGTGCTCTCGTTGCCAGGCCGCCCAGAGCTGCCTTCTGAGGGACAGACTGCTGCTCTTTTAGCAGGTATATACAGAGTAAATAAGGAAGTGGCGAGAAGCCTGCCGGCTTCCTGGCTCAGAAAGAGGGGATGTCACATCTCCAGAGCCTCGCCTACTTCGCCTGCAGCATGGCTACAATTAGGCAGTACACGCAGTGCCTTTCTGCTTGCTCTGGCATAGGACGCCTGGGGGCCCTTCTGTCTGGATGGCTCCATTTAATGGTCTTACCCAAGGATTCTCCAGAAGCTGACTCTGAGAGCCCAGGACCATCAATTGGAACAGTGAAGGCTTCAGAGTCACGCTCTAGATTCACTCTGCCTGTAGATTTCCATATCAGGAAGGTAGAGGTTGGGATGAAACGGGGCCAAAAGGGTTGCAAGGAAAACGAGAGCAAAAAAGCAGAGATCCTGGGCCATCCCAGCGGGGATGGAGTGCCAACAACTCGGGACAGGTGGCCTTCTCAGCTGCTGGGGTGAGCAAAGCAGCTAAAAATACCCTGAATTCAATGAGCCCATTTCAAGCCACTGCCAGTGGGCGCTTCCTGGCTTTTCCCCTTTTGCAACAAACAATGCGGGTAAGTCCTGCAAAGAGTTGTTTCTTTCCTGCCCGATTTGTATTTCACGGGGCCCCTTCCATCCTGTGTAGGGCAGAGATCAGCTCCTGCTCCTGGCggcagggtggggcggggggtggcggggggtcAGGGAAGACGGAGTGAGGGGGAGTTGGGCCGATGAGCTCAGCAGGTCAGGAGCGGGGAGTCACAGGCCTATTTTGgctgaggaggaaactgagacgcAGGCAGAGGAAGTGGCTTCTGTGCTTGTGTGTCTTTCTATATATAGGCGctcccaggctgccacataccaGCAAGGCTGAGGAACCATGAGACGCCAGGGTCACACCGGTTTTGGGCTGCAGGACAGAGGGCGGGGTGGCGAAGGGGCAGATGACTGCAGAAGGAAAACAGGTGGCGCCAAGCAGCCCCACGGCGGGGGGAAAGCTTCTGGTATCATGTGGTCACCAACTCCagccaagcaaaaaaaaaaaaataaacccgtCGTACCCAGAGCTCCCAGCCCGTTCTGCAACACCACTGCGTCTGGCTGCTTGCGGGTGGCCACGGGAGCCCCAGATGATCCCGTTCAAGGAATAAGAATCTGGGAAGGCCAACATCCGGAATCCGAAAGACCCTTGCTAACTGTCATCGGACAAGCCCATCTCACCATTTTTCCGGATACAGGACTTCATCTTTAACCGCCTGAGCATGAGTTTCCTCATTTACGAAGCAGACTAATACTGAAACTGGAGGGCAGTTCTGAGGACTAAGGCAGATGAACATTTCATAAGGTGGTCAGCACGGTGCCTAGCACACAAGGAAGTCCTGGGCAAAGAGGAGCTTAAACCCCAAGATCACACCTGTTAGTGGCAGAACTGGGAAatgaagctgggtctcccaccTACCGGCTCAGAGTGATTTTGTAGAATTTCCTCTCTTGACCACCTCTGCAGCCTGGCAGggatgtgcatgcatgcgtgtgtgtgtgtgtgtgtaggggccAGACACAGCCTGCTTTTACAGCCTCCTGCCAGCATCGCACATAAATCTTGGGTATGCCTCCACCTTCTGTCTCCGGGGAGTTGCATACATTGCTTCATATGCGGAGAGCGAGGTGGTTATTGGTCAGGAAGACGAAAAGTTTGAGGAAGAAAACTTCAGCTGGGGGAAAGGGGCGGGCGGGTGTGGAAGAGGGTGTTGAGATACCGGAAATCTACCCACACCCTCACTTTACTAATGAGATGCAAATTTCAGACTCAGTGGTACAAGAGGGGAAAATAAACCACTACCTTCTCTGCAAAAAAGCCTTGTAAGTGGAAAATTCCAGTCCCGGGGACTTTTTAAAGTCTGGAGAAAAGAAGGAGGGCTGAGGCAGTGGATGAGAAGCAAAGGAGAGCAGGGCCCCAGGGCACTTCCCCTTCTTAAGAAGGGGCTCCTCGGCCTGAGGAATCTGAACAAGCATCTGCTAAACAAGCTTCTGATAACCCTCCAGCCTCCCGCCAGGCGAGCCATTCAAACCCACGGGGATATCTCTGTGGGGAATGGGAACTCCTTTGGCCTTCATCTTAATTTAATCTGTTTAGGTGATCTGATCAGATACTAGACACCCCAGCTGACGTCCGTCTACCCAGGTGTTGGGTAATCATATGCTTGTGTGTGGGCGTGTGGCTTGGTTTTATCACAATGGCTCCATGACATTCTACTGGTCAGGGCTGTGCAATGTTCCCCAATGCACAGGACAGACCCACACAATGAGGAATTGTTAATACCCATAGGGTGCCCTAGTTCAGAAACACTACTGTATTTTCCACCCTGAATACCAGGCATGCTCTACATTTTTGATAGAAGATAGCCACCAATTCCCTTGTCTAGAAGCAAAGACAACAGTTCCTGGAGCTTGGCTCGCCCTGCTAAGCTCCAATCCTTCCCTGGACCCCTACGCGATAAGAAGTAACggttttcagtttttattcccTCAAACGTAAGAGGCAGTACAAACAGGCAGCTCTGCAGACACCAGCTTGCTAATATTAGCATCTGGAAGGATGATAACAGGATTTCCCAGGAGGGCAGAGGGTCGTGCCACTGGTGGAATGATACTCCCTTAGCCCTGGCCACCCAGAGGGTGTGAGTGGGTGGAGAGAGATGGCGAGGGACCACTGATGATATTACTTGGTCATTCTAGGCAACATGAGAGGAACTGGCCAGCAGGCGGGATGCAGGCTGATCCATGCTGACCTTGTATGTGCTGGACAACTGGATAGGCTGATGCAAATGGAAACAGCAGGCCTCAGGGGCCCAGCAAACGGCAGGTTAAGTCTTGTCCTCAAAGCAAGGAGCCCCGGCTGGAGGCTGGTGACTCTGCAACAGGAGGCTCGCTCGGTTCACCCTACCTATGGCCGCCACCTCCTGgacctccccctccctgggacccAGGTCAGACAGCGAGCCACCCACCTGATAAAATAGCAGCAGAAGATGAGGCTCAGCATGAAGACGAAGATGCCCGTGCCGAAGATGACCATGTAGATGTTGAGGGGAAGGTCTTGGAAACTGATGGGGGGCATTGAGCAGGACTTGTTGGTGCTCACCAGTCCCAGGCCACAGAAACACCctgcagagaacaggagagggcaAGTGTTATGTTAGTGGGAAATTTACTACCGAGGCTGATGCCACTCTGCGTGAGCAAGGATGCAGCGAGACATGGCAAGCCTCTCCCTCAGGGACTTACTTTTTTctaattgaagcataattgatttacaatgtggtgttcaCTGTGgatgttcagcaaagtgattcagatatccatatacatatatgtattcttgttcatattcttttccatgatggcttattatagaatattgaatacagttctctgtgctttgcagtaggtccttgctatttattttatacacagtagttggtatctgttaatcccaaactcctaatttacccctccctcattccttttctcctttgggagctgtaagcttgttttctattgtttcttcgtctgtgagtctgtttctgttttgtaaacaagttcctctgtgtcatattttagattccacatataagtgatattgtatggtatctgtctttctctgtctttctcacttcacttagtatgataatctctaggtccatccaggttgctgcaaagagcattatttcattcttctctttttatggctgagtagttttccatgattatattggattggccaaagaGTTCGTTTGGGTATTTCCTGAAACAttgtatggaaaaacccaaatgaacttttggacGAACCCAATAtcatgtgtgcatgtctgtgtgtgtgtatgtctgtgggtatatgtgtgtgtgtgtgtgtgtgtgtgtatgtgtgtgtgtatgtctctctgtgcatgtgtgtaaggtatatgtgcgtgtatgtgtgtgtgcatgtctgtgtgtgtgcatgtctgtgtgtatatctgtgtgtatgtctctgtgtgtgtatgtctgtgtgtatatgtgtgtgtatgtctctctgtgtgtgtatgtgtgtaaggtatatgtgtgtgtatgtgtgtgtgcatgtctgtgtgtatatctgtgtgtatgtctctgtgtgtgtatgtctctgtgtatgtgtgtgtttgtgtgtgtatgtctctgtgtatgtatgtctctctgtgtgtgtatgtgtgtgtatgtgtatatgtgtgtgtgcatgtctgtgtgtatatgtgtgtatgtgtgtgtgcatgtctctctgtgtgtttatgtCTCTCTGtggtgtatgtctgtgtgtatgtatgtgtctgtgtatgtctctctctgtgtgtgtgtatgtgtatatgtgtgtgtgtgtatgtgtgcgtgcatgtctgtgtatgtctgtgtgtatatgtgtgtgtatgcacgcgtgtatgtgtatatgtgtgtgtgtgcatgtctgtgtgtgtatgtctgtgtgtgtctatgtgtgcatgtgtatgcgtgtgtgtatatatgtgtgtgtgtgtgtgtgtgtgtgtgtgtgtgtctgtgtgtgtgtgtgaaccacatcttctttatccagtcacgTGTTGAACATTCAgctgcttccatgccctggctactgtcaatagtgctgctatgacGTTGGGGTACAACCATCTTTTTGAAGGcgtggtttttt
This window contains:
- the RNF122 gene encoding RING finger protein 122 isoform X1 — translated: MHPFQWCNGCFCGLGLVSTNKSCSMPPISFQDLPLNIYMVIFGTGIFVFMLSLIFCCYFISKLRNQAQSERYGYKEVVLKGDAKKLQLYGQTCAVCLEDFRGKDELGVLPCQHAFHRKCLVKWLEVRCVCPMCNKPIAGPSEASQSIGILLDELV
- the RNF122 gene encoding RING finger protein 122 isoform X2 → MHPFQWCNGCFCGLGLVSTNKSCSMPPISFQDLPLNIYMVIFGTGIFVFMLSLIFCCYFISKLRNQAQSERYGYKEVVLKGDAKKLQLYGTCAVCLEDFRGKDELGVLPCQHAFHRKCLVKWLEVRCVCPMCNKPIAGPSEASQSIGILLDELV